Proteins encoded within one genomic window of Panacibacter microcysteis:
- a CDS encoding SDR family NAD(P)-dependent oxidoreductase: MNELFSGQVAVITGAASGLGLAIAQKLLSQSVKLALFDKDISLLKKALVNTEHAMLYETDVTDETAVAMAVEAVYGHYGTIDILINCAGITGVTNIKSHETDTANAAAVFAVNYWGAYFTSKHVLRIMLKANYGRILHIASVAGKEGNAGMLAYSASKAAVIGMTKVQGKEYAETGITVNALAPAVIRTALVDQMPEAQVKYMTDKIPMKRCGTLDEFADMSMFIVSPQNSFTTGFTFDLTGGRATY, from the coding sequence ATGAATGAATTGTTCAGCGGCCAGGTTGCTGTGATCACTGGTGCTGCATCGGGGCTTGGCCTGGCCATTGCACAAAAGCTGTTATCACAATCTGTAAAGCTGGCGTTGTTTGATAAAGATATTTCACTGTTGAAAAAAGCGCTGGTAAATACGGAACATGCAATGTTGTACGAGACTGACGTTACAGATGAAACAGCCGTTGCAATGGCCGTTGAAGCTGTATACGGGCATTATGGTACTATAGATATTTTGATTAACTGTGCCGGTATAACCGGTGTTACCAATATTAAAAGTCATGAAACAGATACTGCCAATGCAGCGGCTGTCTTTGCGGTTAATTACTGGGGTGCTTATTTTACTTCCAAACATGTGCTGCGCATAATGCTGAAGGCCAATTACGGCCGCATATTGCATATAGCATCGGTAGCGGGTAAAGAAGGCAATGCGGGCATGCTGGCCTATTCTGCATCCAAAGCCGCAGTTATAGGCATGACCAAAGTGCAGGGCAAAGAATATGCTGAGACCGGCATTACCGTAAACGCACTGGCGCCGGCAGTTATACGCACAGCGCTCGTAGACCAGATGCCGGAAGCACAGGTAAAATACATGACAGATAAGATACCCATGAAGCGCTGCGGAACACTCGACGAATTTGCTGATATGTCCATGTTTATCGTATCTCCGCAAAATTCTTTTACCACCGGTTTTACATTTGATCT